Proteins encoded within one genomic window of Flavobacterium sp. NG2:
- a CDS encoding nucleoside-diphosphate kinase codes for MTTNRTFTMIKPDAVANGHIGNILAMITNAGYKIVSLKLTQLTVADAKAFYSVHAERPFYGELVDFMSSGPIVAAILEKENAVEDFRKLIGATNPAEAAEGTIRKLYATSMGENAVHGSDSDENAAIESAFHFSGREQF; via the coding sequence ATGACTACAAACAGAACTTTTACAATGATTAAACCAGATGCTGTAGCAAATGGTCACATTGGGAACATCTTAGCAATGATTACAAATGCTGGATACAAAATCGTTTCACTAAAACTAACACAACTAACTGTTGCCGATGCAAAAGCTTTTTACAGTGTTCATGCTGAAAGACCTTTTTACGGTGAATTAGTAGATTTCATGTCTAGTGGCCCTATCGTTGCGGCTATCTTAGAAAAAGAAAATGCCGTTGAAGATTTCAGAAAATTAATAGGTGCTACAAATCCTGCTGAAGCTGCCGAAGGAACTATACGTAAACTATATGCAACCTCCATGGGTGAGAATGCAGTTCACGGTTCAGATAGCGATGAAAACGCTGCTATTGAAAGTGCTTTTCACTTTTCTGGAAGAGAGCAATTTTAG